From Novipirellula galeiformis, the proteins below share one genomic window:
- the rpsP gene encoding 30S ribosomal protein S16 translates to MAVRIRMKKMGRTHRPFYRVCVMDQRSPRDGRVIEEVGHYDPMCPETDARVTLKSERIDHWLSVGAQPSEGVATFIKKYGTNGSHLEKQEAARARLGTRKNYTPAPEAPKPAKKKEEPVAEAAPAAEAPAAEESASE, encoded by the coding sequence ATGGCAGTAAGAATTCGAATGAAGAAGATGGGCCGGACTCACCGCCCGTTTTATCGTGTTTGTGTAATGGATCAACGCAGCCCACGTGACGGTCGTGTGATCGAAGAAGTTGGCCACTACGACCCGATGTGCCCCGAGACCGACGCGAGGGTGACACTGAAGTCAGAGCGAATCGATCATTGGCTTAGCGTTGGAGCTCAGCCGAGCGAAGGCGTTGCCACTTTCATCAAAAAGTATGGCACCAACGGTAGCCATCTTGAGAAGCAGGAAGCGGCTCGCGCTCGACTCGGCACGCGTAAGAATTACACGCCTGCTCCCGAAGCGCCCAAGCCAGCTAAGAAGAAGGAAGAGCCGGTTGCCGAAGCGGCTCCTGCGGCTGAGGCTCCTGCGGCTGAAGAATCCGCCAGCGAGTAA
- the trmD gene encoding tRNA (guanosine(37)-N1)-methyltransferase TrmD yields the protein MRLDIVTLFPAIFDGYLTQSLLDKAIQRELVQIHRHNLRDWAQDAPHRKVDDRPFGGGPGMLIQVEPTVTCVDSVEAMDPKPARRIMLTPQGKRFDQRMAEDFATSERLVMLCGRYEGFDQRVVDILQPEEVSVGDFVLNGGEVAAMVIVDAVVRLLPGVLGDENSSIDDSFSRGNRLLEFPQYTRPREFRDHAVPDVLLSGDHKAIAEWRDRQSLDRTQKRRSDLLRPDNENN from the coding sequence ATGCGACTGGACATCGTCACCCTGTTCCCCGCGATTTTTGATGGTTACCTAACTCAGAGTCTGCTCGACAAAGCGATTCAGCGTGAATTGGTTCAAATCCACCGGCATAACCTCCGGGATTGGGCCCAGGACGCGCCTCACCGCAAAGTCGATGATCGTCCTTTCGGGGGCGGTCCTGGGATGCTGATTCAGGTGGAGCCGACGGTGACGTGTGTCGACAGCGTCGAAGCGATGGATCCCAAGCCGGCTCGGCGAATCATGCTGACGCCACAAGGGAAGCGTTTCGATCAACGGATGGCGGAAGATTTTGCGACAAGTGAGCGTCTCGTCATGCTCTGTGGTCGCTACGAAGGATTTGACCAACGCGTGGTTGATATTTTGCAACCCGAAGAGGTTAGCGTGGGTGATTTTGTCTTGAATGGAGGCGAGGTCGCCGCAATGGTAATCGTTGACGCAGTGGTCCGGCTCCTGCCTGGCGTGCTCGGTGACGAGAACAGCAGCATTGATGATTCGTTCAGCCGAGGGAATCGGTTGCTCGAGTTTCCTCAATACACAAGACCAAGAGAGTTCCGCGACCACGCGGTCCCAGACGTTCTGTTGAGCGGTGACCACAAGGCGATTGCCGAGTGGCGGGATCGGCAAAGCCTCGATCGAACTCAAAAACGGCGTAGCGATTTGCTGCGACCGGATAATGAAAACAACTAA